The Eubacteriaceae bacterium Marseille-Q4139 genome has a window encoding:
- a CDS encoding MucBP domain-containing protein — MGKKYLAAFLAAALMLNNAMTGFAAVGIAGNGKGTLANAGDAFGNRTQETKKTDSDAAQPEYEVTYSVLPEELEDMAEVDGPDHVKAGETLTFSVKPEAGAEIESVTVNGDALEGSRSLLGGESRKYKVKDVGTDCEVEITLKETEKTQAVPNVPVSAIQTKAATSSDAVCRTEAGGEDTEFMTLQEAVEKADDGAVIYVLRDFTMTKPARFFNKHLTITSDGDEPFTVTRGEDFDMQSDDNRSWYNPAMIEAGGVPDSMNSSLTLENIIFDDAGRHEGSLFMQAPVSDISSDTIVQDAIVATYNNTATITLGDGAVLKNFGGMSAVRISGGELIMEDGSKIIDDSITDREKDGSTDFGPAGAVWMQGGTFEMEEGAYIGGASEDEWMVGRAVYIDGGEVTLNGTISRIEGDLDMWYGMEGAAVHVRNGGKAILGETGVIDGIRGEHNTGRGAVRTNGGESGDEYSFEAKDGSVMKNVEGISALYSNYGKELLNGTIEFCTNDYIIGGFAQNTTIGETGVIQNCTAKGGAANALVYTSNSSRVYMYGTVKDNTCSHAFYIINQSGGGAYLEMHEPAAVTGSGSGDGVYINASESKFVMNGGTISNFNYGVNCRGKLDTNGKLNKPRPATFIMNGGKLVDNKTYGLYFQGISASESIVDIEGGTIEGNGSAEIYAYGGNSRNAYERLKLNAETLKGARTVKLSLGTLTLDENYADVMLGQARTEANGKIKELLAEQYPGWTAVGSNALWILPSAQEFHFTMDRSSSVRKTGLFIACIPLNEDGTPAENAELRLEEIENEDVLDVTMKDLTPGTPYAMLFVNNTEYTLSPDDTTIYTGGGQNNETYDDGGFPMLTLKNSLDAIKNVEINGEAVTENPEEALISLFTVNYLDENGTPVEDDTVAGEYEAHLILKDPATKIRINGNDVSGEMEPGTLIVRHTQDISEAQDGSITYPKVEEEPAAPVEHATVVDLKYLGFLSSTYYVNNDAERKITDTSGISLLDDSLLLEEGDNRQELMEERAEKELGTPASGNGYKYEFHYLDLVDAHNGNAWVAASYGSVVYLPYPDGTDANTDFKLVHYTDLHREYGISGQAAVEEAIRNTGIEIKSAEDGTLRMTENGIRFETERAGFSPFALVWEVPAHKVTVNYFDADTKEPILGIAPYEKNVAEGTAYDVTDEAQKPIPGYTFKEIAGVSAGTMGQEDIAVASYYTKNITPEPYQYTVTVRYLDKETGEEIHDPYVTGLLENGAEYDVTEYTEIAVEGYTRSDGEIQAKGTIDNANVLIVVYYEKNAEPSPEPEVKTYTVTVRYLDQETGKDIMAAYVTGPIKDGAAYDVEEETEAAVSGYTRARVEGQAKGTIGGENVVIRVYYTKNAETPATYTITISYLEKGTGHELKAPVSLEKPAGQPYDVSGQANQAVDGYRIAGTEGEVKGDSLTGNVAIKVYYEKLASEPSYDDGDDDDSDSSGRVYTVGLNGNWVHVDPQNTNIAIRTAVPEGATPVTSPEYHQWKFILNDGTVLKNQWAYVKNPYAVDGQPKEGWFSFDAAGIMRYGWYLDTAAGKWYYLHRTSDGMLGTMIEGWHFDEQDGKWYYLKPGSGEMLTGWQYIGGKWYYLNPTPQAETWSYNEETGGWTYNGTAARPYGSMYQSEKTPDGYGVDRDGAWEP; from the coding sequence ATGGGTAAAAAGTATTTAGCTGCGTTTCTGGCAGCAGCCCTGATGTTAAACAATGCCATGACAGGCTTTGCGGCAGTCGGGATTGCCGGAAACGGAAAAGGAACCCTGGCGAATGCCGGGGACGCGTTTGGAAACCGTACCCAGGAAACAAAAAAGACGGATTCCGACGCGGCGCAGCCGGAATATGAAGTTACATATTCCGTTCTTCCGGAAGAACTGGAAGATATGGCAGAGGTTGACGGGCCGGATCATGTAAAGGCCGGAGAAACCTTAACCTTCAGCGTTAAGCCGGAGGCTGGAGCGGAAATTGAGAGCGTGACGGTCAATGGAGACGCACTGGAAGGAAGCAGGAGCCTTCTGGGAGGGGAAAGCCGGAAGTATAAGGTAAAAGATGTGGGAACAGACTGCGAAGTTGAAATCACCTTAAAGGAGACAGAAAAAACGCAGGCCGTTCCAAACGTGCCAGTGTCAGCCATCCAGACAAAGGCTGCGACATCGTCAGACGCCGTATGCAGGACAGAGGCAGGCGGTGAGGACACGGAATTCATGACGCTGCAGGAAGCCGTGGAGAAAGCAGACGATGGTGCGGTGATCTATGTGCTCAGGGATTTCACCATGACGAAACCGGCAAGGTTTTTTAATAAGCACCTGACGATCACAAGCGACGGGGACGAGCCGTTTACCGTTACGCGGGGCGAGGACTTTGATATGCAGTCCGATGATAATCGTAGCTGGTACAATCCGGCCATGATTGAAGCAGGCGGAGTTCCGGATTCGATGAATTCTTCCCTTACGCTTGAGAACATCATATTTGACGATGCAGGCAGACATGAGGGAAGCCTTTTCATGCAGGCACCGGTAAGCGATATTTCAAGCGATACCATCGTCCAGGATGCTATCGTTGCCACGTACAATAATACTGCAACGATCACCCTCGGTGACGGTGCCGTCTTAAAGAATTTCGGCGGCATGTCGGCAGTCCGTATTTCCGGCGGCGAGCTTATCATGGAAGACGGAAGCAAGATCATTGACGACAGCATCACGGACAGAGAGAAAGACGGATCAACGGATTTTGGCCCGGCAGGCGCTGTCTGGATGCAGGGCGGTACATTTGAAATGGAGGAAGGCGCTTACATTGGAGGCGCTTCCGAAGACGAATGGATGGTTGGCCGTGCTGTTTATATCGACGGCGGCGAGGTGACATTAAACGGAACGATTTCCCGGATTGAGGGAGACTTGGATATGTGGTATGGAATGGAAGGCGCCGCAGTCCACGTCCGCAACGGCGGAAAAGCCATTCTGGGAGAAACGGGTGTCATCGACGGCATCAGAGGTGAGCATAATACTGGCCGGGGCGCTGTCCGTACAAACGGCGGTGAGAGCGGAGACGAATATTCTTTTGAAGCAAAGGACGGCTCCGTCATGAAAAACGTGGAAGGGATATCAGCGCTTTATTCCAACTACGGAAAAGAACTTTTAAACGGTACGATAGAATTCTGTACAAATGATTACATCATCGGCGGCTTTGCCCAGAATACGACCATCGGCGAGACCGGGGTGATTCAGAACTGTACAGCAAAAGGAGGTGCTGCAAATGCCCTCGTCTATACATCGAATTCCTCCAGGGTCTACATGTACGGGACGGTGAAGGACAATACGTGCAGCCATGCCTTTTATATCATTAACCAGTCCGGCGGAGGCGCCTATCTGGAGATGCATGAACCGGCGGCTGTCACCGGTTCCGGAAGCGGGGACGGCGTTTATATCAATGCTTCAGAGAGCAAATTTGTCATGAACGGCGGAACCATTTCGAACTTTAATTATGGCGTAAACTGCCGCGGAAAGCTAGATACTAATGGCAAGCTTAACAAGCCCAGGCCGGCCACGTTCATCATGAACGGCGGAAAGCTTGTTGATAATAAGACGTATGGGCTTTATTTCCAGGGAATTTCAGCATCAGAATCTATCGTGGATATCGAAGGCGGCACCATTGAGGGAAACGGAAGCGCAGAGATCTACGCTTATGGCGGAAACTCCCGGAATGCGTATGAACGCCTGAAACTGAATGCAGAGACGTTAAAAGGGGCACGCACGGTGAAGCTGTCTCTGGGCACGCTCACCCTGGATGAGAACTATGCAGACGTCATGCTGGGCCAGGCAAGAACAGAAGCGAATGGCAAAATAAAAGAACTGCTTGCCGAACAATATCCTGGCTGGACGGCGGTTGGTTCCAATGCCCTCTGGATTCTTCCGTCCGCACAGGAATTTCACTTTACGATGGACAGATCCTCATCGGTCAGGAAAACCGGCCTCTTCATTGCCTGCATCCCTCTGAATGAAGACGGAACACCAGCGGAAAATGCAGAGCTCCGGTTGGAAGAGATTGAGAATGAGGATGTTCTTGACGTAACCATGAAAGACCTCACGCCGGGAACGCCGTATGCTATGCTATTCGTGAACAACACAGAATACACGCTTTCACCGGATGATACGACGATTTATACCGGCGGCGGCCAGAATAATGAAACGTATGATGACGGCGGATTCCCGATGCTTACGCTGAAAAACAGTCTGGATGCAATAAAAAATGTGGAAATTAACGGGGAAGCAGTGACGGAAAATCCGGAGGAAGCCCTTATCAGCCTTTTCACCGTAAACTATCTGGACGAAAACGGAACCCCCGTTGAGGACGATACGGTTGCCGGTGAATATGAGGCACATTTAATTCTGAAGGATCCGGCCACGAAGATCCGCATCAATGGCAATGATGTTTCCGGGGAAATGGAACCAGGAACGCTGATTGTCCGCCATACGCAGGACATCTCCGAGGCCCAGGATGGGTCGATTACCTATCCGAAGGTGGAGGAGGAGCCGGCGGCGCCGGTTGAACACGCGACCGTGGTGGATCTGAAATACTTAGGATTCCTCTCCTCAACATATTACGTCAACAACGATGCCGAGAGAAAAATTACCGATACCAGCGGCATCTCCCTTCTGGATGACAGCCTCCTTCTCGAGGAAGGCGACAACCGTCAGGAATTGATGGAAGAGCGGGCGGAGAAAGAACTCGGCACCCCGGCATCCGGTAACGGGTATAAGTATGAGTTCCATTATCTTGACCTTGTGGATGCCCACAACGGAAATGCATGGGTTGCTGCAAGCTACGGTTCTGTCGTTTATCTCCCATATCCGGACGGAACGGATGCAAACACAGATTTTAAGCTTGTCCATTACACAGACCTGCACAGGGAATATGGCATCAGCGGCCAGGCAGCCGTGGAGGAGGCGATCCGGAACACAGGAATCGAGATCAAGAGTGCAGAAGACGGAACGCTCCGGATGACAGAGAACGGCATCCGATTTGAGACGGAGCGCGCCGGTTTCAGCCCGTTTGCCCTTGTATGGGAGGTTCCGGCTCACAAGGTGACTGTCAATTACTTTGATGCTGACACAAAAGAGCCGATTCTAGGAATCGCGCCCTATGAGAAGAACGTGGCAGAAGGTACTGCCTACGATGTGACAGATGAGGCGCAGAAGCCGATTCCTGGCTATACCTTCAAAGAGATTGCCGGCGTTTCAGCAGGCACCATGGGCCAGGAGGACATTGCAGTTGCTTCCTACTACACAAAAAATATCACTCCTGAGCCGTATCAATACACAGTCACCGTGCGTTACCTGGACAAAGAGACCGGCGAAGAAATTCATGACCCGTATGTGACAGGCCTGCTGGAAAACGGCGCAGAGTACGACGTGACAGAATACACGGAAATCGCCGTGGAGGGCTATACGAGAAGCGACGGTGAGATCCAGGCCAAAGGCACCATAGACAATGCAAATGTTCTTATCGTGGTTTACTACGAAAAGAATGCCGAACCGTCTCCGGAGCCGGAGGTGAAGACATACACCGTAACAGTCCGGTATCTCGACCAGGAGACAGGAAAAGACATTATGGCTGCCTATGTGACCGGCCCGATCAAAGACGGAGCGGCTTATGATGTGGAAGAAGAGACGGAAGCTGCCGTCAGCGGCTACACAAGAGCCAGGGTTGAGGGACAGGCCAAAGGAACCATCGGCGGTGAAAATGTTGTTATCCGTGTTTACTACACGAAAAATGCGGAGACACCAGCCACCTACACCATTACCATAAGCTACCTGGAAAAAGGGACCGGCCACGAGCTGAAAGCACCGGTATCCCTTGAAAAACCTGCCGGCCAGCCTTACGACGTAAGCGGACAGGCAAATCAGGCAGTCGATGGGTACCGGATTGCCGGTACGGAAGGGGAGGTAAAAGGCGATTCCCTGACGGGCAATGTGGCAATCAAAGTGTATTACGAGAAGCTTGCATCCGAACCGTCCTATGATGACGGGGATGACGATGACAGCGACAGCTCCGGCCGCGTTTACACCGTCGGCTTAAACGGAAACTGGGTGCATGTGGATCCGCAGAACACGAACATCGCCATCCGCACGGCCGTTCCGGAAGGCGCTACACCAGTAACGTCGCCGGAGTACCATCAGTGGAAATTCATTCTGAATGATGGGACGGTACTGA
- a CDS encoding nuclear transport factor 2 family protein has protein sequence MKKRQFAIFVLVVGSLALTACSNMTVDASVPSEESSYVIELDPEYNVPTEKLIEAFPITYQTPADTEMEKKIQNRMLNGFNRWNMGYEAWEHWGEVLYYEDSIYNVNGVRLTLPEYQQAMNISLKSSDIQMGNFNNMILSGDWMAIRYETISTDRETGETSYGTTMEFARFKDFGEKGVKVDEGWGGVKNAGYSGIMNFQTDEEKAAQEAFMEELIQTELPDTENLEEKYPVLYPTPIETEIGKKMKEAILNDFDCWNSGYDAWEA, from the coding sequence ATGAAAAAGAGACAGTTTGCAATTTTTGTTTTGGTAGTTGGCAGCCTGGCACTGACAGCGTGCAGCAACATGACAGTTGATGCATCCGTGCCGTCGGAGGAGAGCAGCTATGTGATCGAGCTGGATCCGGAGTACAATGTGCCGACGGAGAAGCTGATTGAGGCGTTTCCGATCACGTACCAGACGCCTGCGGACACGGAGATGGAGAAAAAAATTCAGAACCGCATGCTCAACGGGTTCAACCGGTGGAACATGGGATATGAAGCCTGGGAGCACTGGGGTGAGGTTCTTTACTATGAAGATTCCATTTATAATGTAAACGGCGTGCGCCTGACGCTCCCGGAATACCAGCAGGCCATGAACATTTCCCTAAAATCATCGGATATCCAGATGGGGAACTTCAACAACATGATTTTAAGCGGAGACTGGATGGCAATCCGGTATGAAACCATCAGCACGGACCGGGAGACAGGTGAGACGAGCTATGGCACGACGATGGAATTTGCACGCTTTAAGGATTTCGGAGAAAAAGGCGTGAAAGTCGACGAGGGGTGGGGCGGCGTAAAAAATGCCGGCTATTCCGGGATCATGAATTTCCAGACCGACGAGGAAAAGGCAGCTCAGGAGGCATTTATGGAGGAACTGATTCAGACAGAGCTTCCCGACACGGAAAATCTGGAGGAGAAATACCCGGTTCTCTATCCGACACCCATTGAAACAGAGATCGGAAAGAAGATGAAGGAAGCGATTCTCAATGATTTTGACTGCTGGAACAGCGGATATGATGCCTGGGAAGCATGA
- a CDS encoding response regulator transcription factor encodes MIHILVLEDDRDLNDAVCRHLETRGYSVTGCTGADDAFFVMESRRCDLVISDIMLPGRSGFDFAKDLRQIDPDIPILFMTAYDDMEFMRRGYQLGIDDYMVKPVNLDELVLRIEALLRRAHIASKKRLCIGNLELDEEMLTAKLDGEPVPLTLREFRLLFTLLSYPERPFSRGQLLECYNGLDNESTPRSVDVFITSLRAKFSGCTAFRIETVRGLGYKAVLL; translated from the coding sequence ATGATACATATACTGGTTTTAGAGGATGACAGGGATTTAAATGATGCCGTATGCAGGCATCTGGAAACGAGGGGCTATAGCGTCACCGGCTGCACCGGAGCCGACGACGCCTTCTTTGTCATGGAGAGCAGGCGCTGTGACCTGGTGATCTCCGACATCATGCTTCCGGGAAGATCCGGCTTTGATTTCGCCAAAGATCTGCGCCAGATTGATCCGGACATTCCGATTCTTTTCATGACTGCTTATGACGATATGGAATTCATGCGCCGCGGCTATCAGCTTGGCATCGATGATTATATGGTAAAGCCCGTCAATCTGGATGAGCTTGTCCTGCGAATTGAGGCACTTTTGCGCCGGGCGCACATTGCGTCCAAGAAACGCCTCTGCATCGGGAATCTTGAACTCGACGAAGAAATGCTGACAGCAAAGCTGGACGGGGAGCCGGTTCCGCTGACGCTTCGGGAATTCCGCCTTCTGTTTACGCTTCTTTCCTACCCGGAGCGCCCATTTTCCAGGGGACAGCTCTTAGAATGCTACAACGGGCTGGACAATGAGAGCACGCCGCGTTCCGTGGATGTATTTATCACCAGCCTCCGGGCAAAATTTTCCGGCTGCACGGCATTTCGGATTGAAACCGTGCGCGGGCTCGGCTACAAGGCGGTGCTGTTATGA
- a CDS encoding HAMP domain-containing histidine kinase, with translation MRRPKDPRINASSISPKSYLFTFLFCNGLCAALVEIYTLLHASMSAFGQEETMAEAMAIALGIGGYVLFASTLLSMVILFWRRFVMLRKVEILNEAARKVSAGDYTVRIPPQRKDGKKDEFEVLYDDFNSMTERLGKKTVLREDFLSNISHEFKTPLSVINNYVTILQSGMLSEQESQEYMEKIRLASVQLSNLVGNILQISRLENGKVVVRRTSFDLSDLMARIILGFDQAMTEKKLHLETDLEEGLLLYSDEGLLGIVFSNLLSNAVKFTPGDGTIWISAAADGTSIRVSVRDSGCGISAEEKDRIFEKFYQADHSHSTKGNGLGLAMVKNILELLECGIDVQSEPGNGAEFILKIPAFREAENGTSES, from the coding sequence ATGAGGCGGCCAAAGGATCCCCGGATCAACGCAAGCAGTATTTCTCCCAAAAGCTACCTCTTCACATTCCTTTTCTGCAACGGGCTGTGCGCGGCACTGGTGGAAATCTATACGCTTCTTCATGCCAGCATGTCTGCCTTTGGACAGGAAGAAACCATGGCGGAAGCCATGGCCATTGCCCTGGGCATCGGCGGATATGTCCTGTTTGCCAGCACGCTGCTCTCCATGGTAATTCTCTTCTGGCGCCGCTTTGTGATGCTTCGGAAGGTGGAAATCCTGAATGAGGCGGCGCGGAAGGTTTCCGCAGGCGACTACACGGTTCGGATCCCGCCGCAGCGAAAGGATGGGAAAAAAGATGAATTTGAAGTGCTGTATGATGATTTTAATTCCATGACCGAGCGGCTCGGGAAGAAAACCGTTCTCCGCGAGGACTTTCTTTCGAACATCTCCCATGAATTCAAGACACCGCTCTCAGTCATCAACAACTACGTCACAATTCTGCAAAGCGGCATGCTCTCGGAACAGGAAAGTCAGGAATACATGGAAAAAATACGCCTTGCATCGGTTCAGCTTTCCAATCTGGTGGGGAACATTCTTCAGATCAGCCGGCTGGAAAACGGGAAGGTCGTTGTCCGCAGGACAAGCTTTGATTTGAGCGATCTGATGGCCCGCATCATTCTTGGCTTCGACCAGGCCATGACAGAGAAAAAGCTTCATCTGGAAACAGACCTGGAGGAGGGGCTTCTCCTTTACAGCGATGAGGGACTCCTTGGCATCGTGTTCAGCAACCTTTTGTCGAATGCCGTCAAGTTTACGCCTGGAGACGGTACCATTTGGATTTCTGCCGCGGCAGATGGAACTTCTATCCGTGTTTCGGTAAGGGACAGCGGATGCGGCATTTCTGCCGAGGAAAAAGACAGGATTTTTGAGAAATTTTACCAGGCAGATCACTCCCATTCCACAAAGGGGAACGGGCTTGGGCTTGCCATGGTAAAAAACATTCTGGAACTGTTGGAATGTGGAATTGATGTCCAGAGTGAACCGGGGAACGGAGCTGAATTCATCCTGAAAATCCCGGCATTCAGGGAAGCGGAAAATGGGACTTCTGAAAGCTGA
- a CDS encoding DUF2399 domain-containing protein, with amino-acid sequence MTNYEEKMLAALADKYRKSKKDQGTNVIARRTKISPSLLYKQYSRNDGDPEEIQAVNQAAARCQEKGFLTFETAGFSNEIESIYLNDSKIDEIERCLEETGRYESKSSKRRYVEGLISTYGGRSPAAERECEKLRQSLEKNRIPQKYLQTEELLKALVFIENNEENLYLREASMLIYGDSKYLEDNTLYPVCRVLRDSLGRPCEEDELEDEILEEYHITREKQKLCIKGDVVLRTGGKDLDLSVLKDGIEFFAGQLKELERIHVRASAFMTVENYTSWLRLSSANRAVFYLGGYATRDQRDFLKTIYACNPGLTFLHFGDIDAGGFYIHEHLCRVTGIPFQMYRMSRAELQDPRFKSCLHPLTKQDRLRLRALETHAVYGEMAEYMLERDVKLEQEIVSYYEDENAGR; translated from the coding sequence ATGACGAATTACGAAGAAAAGATGCTGGCGGCCCTGGCTGACAAATACAGAAAGAGCAAGAAGGATCAGGGCACTAATGTCATTGCAAGACGGACGAAAATCAGCCCGTCCCTGCTTTACAAGCAGTACAGCCGCAATGACGGCGATCCAGAGGAGATCCAGGCGGTCAACCAGGCGGCTGCCCGCTGCCAGGAAAAAGGCTTCCTCACCTTTGAAACCGCAGGCTTCAGCAATGAAATCGAAAGCATTTATCTGAATGACAGCAAAATCGACGAGATCGAGCGCTGTCTGGAAGAAACCGGACGCTACGAATCCAAATCCTCCAAAAGGCGGTACGTGGAGGGTCTGATTTCCACATACGGCGGCCGTTCTCCCGCAGCAGAGCGGGAATGTGAAAAGCTCCGTCAAAGCCTGGAAAAGAATCGGATTCCACAGAAATATCTCCAGACCGAGGAGCTTCTCAAAGCCCTGGTTTTCATCGAAAATAATGAAGAAAACCTTTATCTGCGGGAAGCCTCCATGCTGATCTACGGCGATTCAAAATACTTAGAGGACAATACCCTTTATCCCGTATGCAGAGTGCTCCGCGATTCCCTTGGTCGTCCCTGTGAGGAAGATGAGCTGGAGGATGAAATTCTGGAGGAGTACCACATCACAAGGGAAAAGCAGAAACTGTGCATCAAGGGAGATGTGGTGCTGCGAACCGGCGGAAAAGATCTGGATTTAAGCGTTCTTAAAGACGGCATCGAATTTTTTGCCGGGCAGCTTAAAGAGTTAGAGCGGATTCATGTCCGCGCTTCGGCGTTTATGACCGTGGAAAATTACACCTCCTGGCTTCGCCTATCCTCTGCCAATCGGGCCGTTTTTTACCTGGGCGGGTATGCCACCCGGGATCAGCGGGACTTTCTCAAAACCATTTACGCCTGTAATCCCGGCCTGACTTTTCTCCATTTCGGAGACATTGACGCCGGAGGCTTTTATATCCATGAGCACTTATGCCGTGTCACCGGTATTCCCTTTCAGATGTACCGTATGTCCCGCGCTGAGCTTCAAGACCCTCGTTTCAAGTCCTGCCTCCATCCCCTGACGAAACAGGACAGGCTGCGGCTTAGGGCGCTGGAAACGCATGCGGTGTATGGGGAAATGGCAGAGTATATGCTGGAGAGGGATGTAAAATTGGAGCAGGAGATTGTCAGTTATTATGAAGATGAAAATGCTGGAAGATGA
- a CDS encoding DUF4194 domain-containing protein, producing MGEINLHIAVKEENSHLFKRCIRKLLESTFILRDKDERFYQFVSRESNRQDISEYLRMMGFDLILDDKVGVCMLVASEEDADVVGLKRANVVTFTALQYHLLLVLWKVYLENLGYSEGNYVTKGDLIDKIKSYQVIVTRTELNAAFRLFKKYSLIDFDDDEEGEDMKIRLYPSLQFGWDLPQFQTVADEYIKREAEEDKELPDKTGEEPLYPEDFEEEGV from the coding sequence ATGGGAGAAATCAATCTGCATATTGCAGTAAAAGAAGAAAACAGCCATTTATTTAAACGGTGCATCCGCAAGCTTTTGGAGTCCACCTTCATCCTGCGGGACAAGGATGAGCGGTTTTATCAGTTTGTCTCCCGTGAATCAAACCGGCAGGATATTTCCGAATACCTGCGGATGATGGGCTTTGACCTGATTCTGGATGATAAGGTTGGCGTATGCATGTTGGTGGCCAGCGAGGAGGACGCGGATGTAGTGGGACTCAAACGGGCCAATGTAGTCACCTTCACCGCCCTTCAGTATCATCTTCTGCTGGTGCTGTGGAAGGTTTATCTGGAGAATCTTGGTTACAGTGAGGGAAATTATGTGACGAAGGGTGACTTAATCGACAAGATCAAATCCTACCAGGTAATCGTAACCCGAACGGAGCTGAATGCCGCCTTTCGCCTGTTCAAAAAATACAGCCTGATTGATTTTGATGATGACGAAGAGGGCGAGGACATGAAGATCCGCCTTTATCCTTCTCTGCAGTTTGGCTGGGATCTGCCCCAGTTTCAGACAGTGGCAGATGAGTACATAAAACGGGAGGCCGAGGAGGACAAGGAACTTCCTGATAAAACCGGGGAAGAGCCTCTTTATCCAGAGGATTTTGAGGAGGAGGGCGTATGA